In Candidatus Electrothrix scaldis, the genomic window TATTGACGAGATTGATGCAGTGGGACGGCATCGCGGTGCTGGCTTGGGTGGCGGTCATGATGAGCGTGAGCAGACTTTGAACCAGCTCTTGGTAGAAATGGACGGGTTTAATGCCAACGACGGGGTTATTATTATCGCGGCCACCAACCGGCCTGATGTGCTGGACCCGGCCCTGCTTCGTCCTGGTCGTTTTGATCGACAGGTGATAGTGCCGGTGCCTGATATCAAAGGACGCCAGCTGATTTTGGAGATCTACGGCAAAAAGACCAAACTGGCAGATGATGTGGATATGGCTGTTATTGCCCGAGGTACCCCAGGGTTTTCCGGCGCTGATCTGGAAAACCTGGTCAATGAGGCTGCCCTGGTTGCGGCCCGTGAGGAGGCAAAAGAGGTCACCCTTGAGTTCCTGGAGATAGCCAAGGATAAGATCATGATGGGTGCTGAGCGCAGGTCTATGATCATTCCTGAGAAGGAGAAAAAGATCACCGCCTATCACGAGGCTGGACATGCCATTGTGGCCCGTTTGCTGCCAGGAACAGATCCCATTCACAAGGTGTCGATTATCCCACGTGGGAGGGCCCTTGGTCTGACTATGCAGCTGCCCATTGATGAGAAATACACCCATTCTAAGCAGTACTTACTCAATAACATCGCAATCCTCTTTGGTGGTTGGGTAGCTGAAAAGATAATCTTTGGTGAAATTACGACCGGAGCAGGTAATGACATTGAGCGGGCCAGTGAGCTAGCCCGCAAGATGGTCTGTGAATGGGGGATGAGTGATGAATTAGGTCCCTTAGCCTACGGGAAAAAGGAAGAACAAATCTTTTTAGGCCGGGAAATTGCCCAGCACCGTGATTACAGCGAAGATACAGCCCGTAAGATTGATGAGGTGGTCAAACAAATCATCATGAATGCCACCGTAGTCACCACCAAGCTCCTGGAAGAGAATATTGAAATTCTGAAGGGCGTTGCTGACGAGCTGCTGGAAAAAGAAACCATTACCCTGGAAGATATTGAATGCATTATTGCAGAAAAGAACGGGGAGCCGGAAGAGGCTGTGGCTCAGGATGATGCTGAAGACATTACCATCTAAGCAATGAAGTATGCACGCTATATGAAGTTAACAGGAAGTTGAGGCATGCCCAATACTCCCAACGTTAGATAGTTTATCAAGGTATAGAAGGCACAGGAATTTTCCTGTGCCTTTTTTGATGGGGAACTGTATGGACAAGGTGCAGACAGCACAGACAGCACAGGCAACATTGGTGATGGGGATTCTGAATGTCACCCCGGATTCCTTTTCTGATGGGGGCAAATTCACTGGCTTCACTGGCAAGCAGGCCTTGACGGATCAGATCAAGAAGATGCTTGCTGATGGCGTGGATATCATCGATATCGGTGGAGAATCCACCCGGCCCTTTGCCGAGCCAGTGTCTGAGCAGGACGAACTGGACAGGGTACTCCCGGCAATTCAGGCCGTGCGTACACTCTCGGCGGCAGTCCCTGTTTCCATTGATACCACCAAGGCCAAAGTAGCAGCAGCTGCCCTTGCGCATGGGGCCACCATCATTAATGATATATCGGCCCTGAGGCAGGACCCGGAGATGATCAGTGTTGCCCGCTCCTGCGAGGTCCCGATTATTATTATGCATATGCAGGGGACTCCCGGAGATATGCAGATCGCTCCCCAATATGAGGATGTTGTGGCTGAGATCTGCGATTTCTTTCGTGAGAGGACAAGCTGGATGGAGGGCCAGGGGATAGCCCGGCAGCGCATCATCCTGGATCCTGGTGTGGGCTTCGGCAAGACCCTGGAGCATAATCTTGCCATCCTGCGTAATGTGCGCGCTTTTAAGGAGCTCGGCTATCCGGTTCTGATCGGCCATTCCCGTAAATCCTTTATGGAGAAGCTGCTCGGTCTGTCGGTGAGCGAGCGGGATTGCCCCACCGCAATTATTTCCGCTTTGTGCGCGCAGCAGGGCGCGGATATCCTGCGGGTGCATGATGTGGCGAAGACTGTAGCGGCCCTGCGGCTCTCTGAAGAGCTTGCGCTGGCCCCGGTGTAAAACTGATATTTCGGGAGGCTCTATGATTGTTTCAACCGAATTCCTTATCTATGTTGCCCTGTATCGCCTGACTGTTCTGACCGTAGGGGCGCTCTCTATTTATCTCGGCTTTCGTCTTTTTACCCGCTTAGGTGAGGAGCAGCAGAGCAAGACAGGGACAACCCTGTTGGATACCAAGATATGGACGATCAGGCTCAGTACAACCAATTTCTGGCCTGGTGTCTTTCTGGTGCTGTTCGGTACTGGGTTGATCGGGGTGATGCTCTGGCAGGGGGCGCCGCAGCTCACCCTGGAGGATATCCAGGAGGCAACTGTTCAGAGCGCTGTTGAGCATAAAGATGTCGAGGCCAAGGATAATGCCATGCTGAATCTCGGGCTCTGTACAGAACATGTGCTTCCCCCGGAGGTGCAGGAGCGCCTGAACCAGGAATTGGTCAAGCTCAAGCAGCCTGGCATGACCCTGGAGGCCGCAGCCGAGCATCTGGGACATATCGCCCGTATCTGGCATATGCAGGGGCGGGGCATTGAGGCCCTGGCTATGGCCCGCTTGGCCTATCTCTACGGACCGGCAAAGGACAGGGCCACCAATCTTGCCCTGTATGCGGAGCTGCTGGTGGTCAACGGCAGGGAGCTGGAGGCGGTAGAGGCCCATAAGGATCTGGTGAATATGGAGAGCGAGGCCCCGGAAGAGGCGGAGTAAGGGGGGCAGTCCTCCTGTGTTTGTTCTTATTTCCTCCTCATCTCCTCCTTATTTCCTCCTTATCTCTTCCTCATCACGTCTTAATATACCCCTCCGTGTTCGGAGGGGTACGCGGAGGGGTACGTCTGAATTGTCCTACTTGTATTACCCTACTTGTTTAAGAGGAGAATGCTGAGTATGGCCGGGATGAAGCCCGTAGACGTGCCGCTTGTCCCGGTTCCGGTCAGGGTGAAGGTAT contains:
- the ftsH gene encoding ATP-dependent zinc metalloprotease FtsH codes for the protein MWLVIGLTAILLVNLFNQKTESRVPMTYSQFWTNVESGAIRQVTIQGGKVLGISGDGRPFATITPDDTELIPMLRKSGVEISVKEPEHESLWVTLFISWFPMILLIGLWIFFMRQMQMGGNGKGGALGFGRTRAKMQEEGEVKITFKDVAGIDEAKNELEEIVDFLKDPEKFTKLGGRIPKGVLLAGSPGTGKTLLARAIAGEAEVPFFTISGSDFVEMFVGVGASRVRDLFHQGMKNAPCIIFIDEIDAVGRHRGAGLGGGHDEREQTLNQLLVEMDGFNANDGVIIIAATNRPDVLDPALLRPGRFDRQVIVPVPDIKGRQLILEIYGKKTKLADDVDMAVIARGTPGFSGADLENLVNEAALVAAREEAKEVTLEFLEIAKDKIMMGAERRSMIIPEKEKKITAYHEAGHAIVARLLPGTDPIHKVSIIPRGRALGLTMQLPIDEKYTHSKQYLLNNIAILFGGWVAEKIIFGEITTGAGNDIERASELARKMVCEWGMSDELGPLAYGKKEEQIFLGREIAQHRDYSEDTARKIDEVVKQIIMNATVVTTKLLEENIEILKGVADELLEKETITLEDIECIIAEKNGEPEEAVAQDDAEDITI
- the folP gene encoding dihydropteroate synthase; the protein is MDKVQTAQTAQATLVMGILNVTPDSFSDGGKFTGFTGKQALTDQIKKMLADGVDIIDIGGESTRPFAEPVSEQDELDRVLPAIQAVRTLSAAVPVSIDTTKAKVAAAALAHGATIINDISALRQDPEMISVARSCEVPIIIMHMQGTPGDMQIAPQYEDVVAEICDFFRERTSWMEGQGIARQRIILDPGVGFGKTLEHNLAILRNVRAFKELGYPVLIGHSRKSFMEKLLGLSVSERDCPTAIISALCAQQGADILRVHDVAKTVAALRLSEELALAPV